The Hordeum vulgare subsp. vulgare chromosome 7H, MorexV3_pseudomolecules_assembly, whole genome shotgun sequence DNA window TGTACGCGATGGGAGAGAACAACCCAGCGTTGCGTTGATCGATTCACCTGTTACGCGCGACGGATCCAATGGCTCTTGACCCGACTGGTTTTCTATGGAAATCAACCGGATGACACCTAGCGGTGACCCACTTAAAAACTAACGATTCAGTGGCTTAAGTTCTTTTAAACAAGCGAATCATAAAAGTGACATGTATTAGTATTACAAACTTTCCAAAAGCAACAAGTGACGAATAATCGAATTCCCCTGATTTTTGATGCCCACCCAATCGAGAAAAACGGACGGCTGGCTGCGAAAGGCCCAAGTCGCCGTCGGCCAGGACACGCACGGCAGGTAGGCAACGGAAGGAATCTTCGCGAGCTCTCCTTTTCCCTCCGTGGCGCGCCGCCGGCCTCCCGTCCCCCTCCCCCGCCGTCGCGCTCGTACGGGCGAGATCCGCACGGCCACAACTGCCAACTCCCACCCGCTCGCTGTCCTGCCCGTCCCAATCCGCCACGAGATCGGCCGgcgcctcttcttctcctcttgcccaCCTCAGCCACTCGcttctcgagctcgagctcgcatcTCTGCTCCGGAGCCCCGGTAGCGCCGCTCCTCCTCCGCTCCCCGACCGTCATCCCGCAGGTAAGCCGAGGCTAATCTTTCTCTGTTGTGTGATCACTCCATGGGTGTGCCGCGAGCTGCCGCTTGCCCGCAACGTGTTCGACGGAATTGCCGTGAGGTTGAGGTGTATGTAGTATGCGCCTGTGCTTTGCTTTCTTAAGCTGCTGCTGGCTACCCTATCCTGATTGTTGCCGGTTCTGCTTAGAAGTCATCCGATCGGAATTACTTGTATCTGAGCAGCAGTTTTGAAGAAGCTTCTGTCTGATAGGAATTTGACCATGTGGGTAAAAAAAAATGCATGCTTTGTGCTACATGCATATGCTTGTTTAAGGAAAGGAAATCTGCTTGTTCAGGAAGTTGTTGACATGTTGTCGTCTGGATAGGTGCCCTGTTGCTTCTACTCTCGAACCCAGTGAACCTCGTCGTCGTGTCGCTTTAGCCGATCTTTTGAGCAGCTGAAATCTGGTGCTGCAAGTCCGGAGTCGTCTTTCTGTCCCAAGTTCCATTTTGTCTATAGGATCTATTTGATAGTACAAGAAGGATCACGTCTCTTTTGTATGTGTGTTCGTACAGTCCTGGGGAAGCATAAGCAATGAACTGTTGCCTTGACATCTGCTTTTCTTCGCAGTGCCGCTTAATCCTGTAATACTGATAATATACATCTCACACCCATTTTCTGATGGTGATCGTTCGCTTGTTGACCTTTCCCATGCAAGGAAGTCTGAAACCTATGTTCTTTTTCCTGTTTGCAGGTTTGAGACCGGTGCATTGCTTGGTTGACCCCTACTTGTGGAAATGCTTGATTCACTTATTAGTCATGTAATAAGATTCTCAAACAGCTCTGACTCATTTTCTGCTGCGCTGTCATCTTACTTTATCTGACACGTAGTACAATCACTGATGTGCCATATTTATCTTGTTGGTCCAGGACCCGAAGGTGTTGAATGAGAAGAAGCCTGATGAGATAATTGCGACTGGTGTTgttgaaagtctgaagaattttctacGTAAGTGCATCATAGCTGTCCTCTCATATGGCCCAATGCCTAAACACATCGCGTTTATTATGGACGGGAACCGCAGATATGCTAAATCCAGAAGTATCAAGCAAGGCACGGGTCATAGTGTAGGCTTCTCTGCTCTAATGGCAAGTCTTATCTACTGTTATGAAATGGGTGTCAAGTACATCACGGTGTACGCGTTCAGCATCGACAACTTTAAACGCGACCCTAGTGAGGTGCAGACCCTGATGGAGTTAATGGAGGAAAAGATCAACGAGCTGTTGGAAAACAAGAATGTCATCAACAAGGTCAACTGCAAGATCAACTTCTGGGGGAACCTGGACATGCTTCCCGAACCAGTGCGGCTAGCAGCTCATAAGCTGATGGCGAGCACCGCCGAGAATACAGGATTGGTCTTCTCAGTCTGCATGCCATACAATTCGACTTCTGAGATCGCCAACGCCGTCACCGAGCTCTGCAAAGAACGGAGGGGTACGATGCAGGGGCAGCAGCATGCAGGCGGCTGCAATGGACGAGCCGCGAACGGCGGCGCACGTTCGGATATCTCGGTGGCCGACCTGGATCGCCATATGTACACCGCCGGCTGCCCGGACCCGGACATTGTGATCCGAACCTCGGGCGAGACCCGGCTGAGCAACTTCCTCCTGTGGCAGACAACATTTAGCCATCTGCAGAGCCCAGACCCCCTCTGGCCTGAGTTCTCCTGGAGGCACCTCGTCTGGGCGATACTGCAGTACCAGAGAGCCTACCCGTACATCGAGCAGAACAAAGCTCTGGTTAAGAAGCAGCTGTGAACTAGGGGGTCTCGTCCCCTTCCTAAGGAGATATATGCATATGGTAATCAAGAACATACAATAATAACAGAACAGGCGGCTGGCAGAGAAGCATCCGTCTGTGAATAAGGGATCTGATCTCCTCTTGGAGGAGATAAGCAGATACCAAGAAAAGATAGTTACAGCAACCTGTTGAAAGTTGGCCCTTACTGTTTTTAGTGTATGAGAGGGGTGTAATTATGGGAACCATGTGTATTATGTTGTACAATTCTTTGTTTTGGCTGTTGCGTTAAACGTTGGCTTGCCACTTAGCCTGAACACGGAGCCAAATCAAGAAAATTGTAAAGTGTTGCAATATATAATATAATCAGTACTCCAAGGCATATATAATTTACATTTGCCTCGTTTTCATAGCTACAAGAAGCTTGTTGTTAGGGACTCTGCTGTTGATGCTATATActcagaattttgggacggaggtaaGCTTATGATTCCTAGGTTGCTTCGGTTTGAGAATGATATTGATGTTGGGGAAGAGGTTGTTCTCATGACTACCCCTTGCATCCATCTATGGTTTCTTAGGCTTAATCTGTAGGTTACTGCCATTCAACCAAAATGCTATGGCAACTAGTGAAATTCCCCATCAAATGTCTTGGACAATGAGGCCTGCTTTGTTGTATCTCTAACCAGTTTATGCAATTATTTTTGCTCTCATCTCATTTTAGTAGTTCACTGTACTGAAATTGCTGCCTTGCTAACCTCATCAATCTGCCGTTTTGTTTGTATTAAGATAAAGACTGAAGGGAGCGTTTACCAGTCCCGATGTGTCGTTTTACCACTTAAATTGCATTCTTCCAACTGTATAGAATGTGATTTATTGTCTGCGCGAAATGGAACAAAGGTCACGCAGAATTCGTACAGTCAGACCCCTCCGCACATGACCGGGGCACGCAATCAACAGTGTTTCTTCGGTCTCAAACCCTGAATCCTAAATTCCTTTGCTTGATGCTATTGCCAGCCTACCTAGAGGCAATGCAGTTTTGCAATGCAAAGAATAAGGTGGACAGCCACATACTACTAGAATCAGACCAATCCAGTGTTTTATTTTTCAAATCAGACCAGGCCATGGGGGTAGAAATAGTTGCAGCAGTTAGTTAGAAGCTCGAGCCTTCAgctcaaaaagaaagaaaaaactcaAGCATTTGACACACATATATCCACATCATCAACTAGTTCAGAATCGAAATTAATTAACACACAACCACGCGTGCACATGGCGAGGTAGTGTGCATATTCTACTCTCTTCTCATACCATAAAGGAGAGTAAAATAGCTCTCTGCACTAGCACTATGGGATTAAACTATGTACATATGGGTCAGAGAGCCATAAATCTAACCTCTAGATTTCCTATAACAATCATCCTGGGACGCGTGATTGCAAGCCATAATATGTACCCAGCAATTCTACAAGTTTACAGAATATTGGCATTTCTGTAGAAATGTAGAACTCGACTCCCCAACTGAATTATGACGTCATGCAGGTCTAATTAACATGGAACACAAGTACACAACCAAAATTAAAATAAACCATCTCAGCTGAAGTTTCACTTAACTAACATCAAACAGGTTTCATAACTGGAAAGGGGCTAAATTCAGATTACATTGAAGCTATTTCCACAAAACAGACTTTATATGGCTTGCATAATAGCTGCAAGCTTCCATTCCCATGACAAACAGGGAAGATGTGCCAACCAGCTGCTGCAATTCCATTTCAGCAGGATGAGTGGATGATGCTCTCATGCTCCAAATTAAGTTACTTCTAGCAACTTGACCTGAAATTCAAAGCTCTTGATTTATTGGTGACCTTCCAGAGCACATATGGTGATTCTTTTATAGGGCATGCATGAAAGTGTAGAAACTAATATGCATTGCTGACCCTAAAGTCACTTGATGAGAAATGCATCGTTTATTTCACAAGATACACGGAAATTACAAGCATGCTTgacaatttgatcatgattcatgcaTTCCAAAGTAATCTAATACTCGAGCATTCTGCAAATTGTCCAGTAAAGAACAATGACGTAAATTAAGTTTGTCATTTTTACTGAGATATGAAGAACATATAGTGAAGCATACAAAAGGGTGCAGATTATGACTCAATTCTAAGCCTTGATATATATACACAAAGAATTCAGCTGCTAACTTCAGACTACATAGTGAAGTTTCAAGTttcaaaataaatagcaaacaagCAAGAAAATACAGTTATTTGGAACCATGGTACCATTTCAAGAAGTAGTAAGTTAACTTCCATCGTATGTTTGTAACATCTGAGAAAAATAAATCATGAAATAAACAATCAAGTAGTCCCTTCTTAAGCTTTCGATCAAATATATCAACAGCATAATAATCAAGATATATTAAGACTTGATCCAATCATATGGGCAAAAAAGAGTACAAGACACAATTAAATCAACAGCTTCAGAAAACAAATCAACTTCTACTTCTACACGGTGGTGATTTCGAAAAAAATAATTTCGAAAACAGGATACATTCATTTAAGTGAACAAGTCATAATTAAAGCATCAGATTTTAGAATATTGAGACCTCTAGGAAAATAATCTGTGAAACTGCATGGTGACAAGGAAGCTGGAGTGCCCACTAACAAAATTACATGCATTATACAACTACCTATAATACTAACAAGTCCATGAAGCTCTATGCAATTTTCAGAAACAAGTCATAATTAAAGCATCAGTCGTGAGGGAAGCGAAGCGgtatgcggggggggggggggggggggtctgctGTGGCGGCAGCAAAGGCGACTGCCGTTCCGGTGGATGCAGATCTTGGCGAGAAGGGCGGGGGGTCTAACGCCGATCATGAGTGCGGAGGTGAGATCAGCACCTCCCTCCCCGACGACGGGAAGACTTTCGCGGAGCCCCGGCAGCCGTCGCGTGAGACCAAGGTAAGTTCTGGACTTCCTTCTTTTTCACATGGCTGTTCTGCAGGTGTTCATCGTCGCTGGGAGGTCCGTTTCTCGATTTCTAAGGATGCATCTAGGGTAGATCAGTTTGGTTTGCTAGTCGTTCATCATTCGTCTGGGTGGGAGACGATTAGAGATGCGGAGGGAGATATTCTTGCAGGTTGCTATCTTATTCCAAATGATCTGAGGATCGGGTTAGAGATTGACATGGATGGATTTCATGTTTTGTTGCTAAAACCTTCTTCCTTGGGGAGCGATTGtggggagaagattcagaatgctTTGGTTCCTTCTCGTGTGGGTGGGAGATTCTGGGTTCTTGCAGATCAGAATGACGATTCGGACGTCGAGGATGATGCTCCTTCGTGCTCTTCGGTTCCATCTCCGATCTCTCCAGCAACGCCTTTGGGGGTGTCGATGGAGTGTAAGTTGCAGCAAGACTACCCATTACCAACGAAGAAGAAGGGTGCTCCCCGGCCGAAACCTTGGATCGGGCCACTTCCGAAGGTAAGTAGAAATCCAATTTCTCTAGGTGACTTTCTTATTCCTGGTTGCTGGCCTCCAGTAATTTTGAATCAACGTCAGCGAAAACAGAGGTCCCCGATGCAGTCTCCGTCGGCTGTGCCGTTGATGGCGCAGTCGACGCGCAGTCTGCGGGATTGTTTCCTCGCGGCTGCTCTTTCGGCGGACGGGCCGGCCCCTTCTTCATCGGCGCGCGCTGATCCGTAGGCTGGGTATTTGGCCCAGTCGGGTTTAAGTCGGCCTGATGTTGGGCTGGTGGATCGCCAGAAGGACTCTGGCCTAGGTGGCCAGGCTATACGTAAGATTGCTAGGGTTGGCTTCCCTCGTCAGCAGTCTGGTCGTGCGTCGCGTGTTCCTCCCCATCGGTCGCCTGCCATGGCTGGAACAGGAGCGCCATTGCCGCAATCTCAGCGCGCGCCGGTGGCTAGGAATCAGGGTTCAGGCAATTCTCGTGGCCAGGGGCCTCGCATGCCTCATCAACCTACTGCAAAGCCCGCCTCTGTGGCGGTGGGGGTGCAGGCCGCTTCTAGTGCTGGCGAGTCGGGAGGGCATGCTGGGGCTGATGTCAATCGCATGCAGCCCCGCGGACGGTGGGGAGACGATGGAGTTAACGCTTACGGCGCCGGCCAGCATCGTGGGTCGTCGTCGCATGGTGGTGGTCGAGGTTATGCTTGGCAGTCTAATGCAGGTCCGGGACAGGGTTTCTCGGGTCCCACAAGGAATTTTGTGCCGGGGCCGGCAGGTCCCAAGGGGGGTGGATATCGGCAACGGTGGGGAGGTCGTGGTGGTGGTAGGAGACCGTCGCCTCAGGTGGATTCTGCTGCTGCCGACAAGGTTGTGCAGGCGCAGCCCGAGGCGCCTCCAACTTCGCTTCCTGCGCCGCTAGGTGCTGTCGAGACTGCTATGGCTGCGGACAAAGGTGTTGTGGTTCCCCGGATAGAGGGAGGAGACCGTCCAACAAAGTGGGCGCGTAAGAAGGAAAAGATGACGTGTTATCGGTGTGGTGAGAATGGGCACTTTGTGTCCGAGTGCTCGGCTGTTCTTTGTGAGCTATGTCTTAAGCCCGTGCATGGATCTTCTGCGTGCCCTCTTATGACGGGTCCGATGCCCGTTATGGCTATTTACGGGGTTTGTTCTGAGGAGCTTATGTTCTTTGAGTCCCCTGCTGTGTCCACATCGACGCATATGCCAGATGTGGCACTTATTGGTAAGATCACCGTG harbors:
- the LOC123410936 gene encoding dehydrodolichyl diphosphate synthase CPT3, which gives rise to MLDSLISHDPKVLNEKKPDEIIATGVVESLKNFLRKCIIAVLSYGPMPKHIAFIMDGNRRYAKSRSIKQGTGHSVGFSALMASLIYCYEMGVKYITVYAFSIDNFKRDPSEVQTLMELMEEKINELLENKNVINKVNCKINFWGNLDMLPEPVRLAAHKLMASTAENTGLVFSVCMPYNSTSEIANAVTELCKERRGTMQGQQHAGGCNGRAANGGARSDISVADLDRHMYTAGCPDPDIVIRTSGETRLSNFLLWQTTFSHLQSPDPLWPEFSWRHLVWAILQYQRAYPYIEQNKALVKKQL